One window from the genome of Streptococcus salivarius encodes:
- a CDS encoding HAD family hydrolase, giving the protein MSKLIFLDVDGTLVDYHNRIPESAVKAIRQAREKGHLVYVCTGRSKAEMQPELWEIGLDGMIGGNGSYVEHHGQVLMHELISKEDAAKIVDWLTQRHLAFYLESNNGLFASPDFRERARETLKTYAIQKGQSEESVAGKEPEDFLHGLQYGGELYRDDLNKVSFVLESYQDHLDSKEAFPQLEAHTWGGRGETALFGDLGVKDINKAHAIDVLLEYLGAERSNTIAFGDAKIDIPMLEYCEVGVAMGNGGPEILAMADLITDDVEADGLYKAFDKLGLLK; this is encoded by the coding sequence ATGTCAAAACTTATTTTTCTAGATGTTGATGGGACCTTGGTGGATTATCATAACCGCATTCCAGAATCAGCAGTAAAGGCTATTCGTCAGGCCCGTGAAAAGGGCCATCTGGTCTATGTTTGTACTGGTCGTAGCAAGGCAGAAATGCAGCCAGAATTATGGGAAATTGGCTTGGATGGGATGATTGGTGGTAATGGCTCTTATGTGGAGCATCATGGACAGGTCCTTATGCATGAGCTGATTTCTAAGGAAGATGCGGCTAAGATTGTGGATTGGTTGACCCAACGTCATCTAGCTTTTTATCTTGAGAGCAATAATGGTCTATTTGCTAGTCCGGATTTTCGGGAGCGGGCACGTGAGACACTTAAGACTTACGCTATTCAAAAGGGGCAGTCAGAAGAGTCTGTCGCTGGTAAGGAACCAGAAGATTTTCTTCATGGCCTTCAGTATGGTGGGGAACTCTACCGTGATGACCTAAACAAGGTCAGTTTCGTTTTAGAATCCTATCAGGACCATCTAGATTCAAAAGAAGCTTTTCCACAGCTTGAAGCCCATACTTGGGGAGGGCGAGGTGAAACGGCCCTATTTGGTGATCTAGGTGTTAAGGATATTAACAAGGCCCATGCCATCGATGTCCTTTTGGAATATTTGGGGGCTGAGCGTTCGAACACCATTGCTTTTGGTGATGCCAAGATTGATATCCCTATGTTGGAATACTGTGAGGTTGGGGTTGCCATGGGAAATGGTGGGCCGGAAATCTTAGCTATGGCAGACCTAATCACAGACGATGTTGAAGCTGATGGTCTCTATAAGGCTTTTGATAAATTAGGCTTGTTGAAATAG
- a CDS encoding Pr6Pr family membrane protein, producing the protein MTISRFYRILLALCGLVGVSIQIHDDGWGMLLYYTVLSNILVFSSLIFFIIYDFKKGDATTNTKLLRYKGGVTMAILITGVIYHILLAPITEPEKFWTLRNFLVHYIVPWGLVLDTLIFDAKKAYRLREPIYWSVVPLSYFAFALLNGLVLKLPIPGAKDSPFAYFFINVNKFGWNKVLVNVLVISAGYIAVGYLLYLLKKFIGRKPA; encoded by the coding sequence ATGACTATTTCACGATTTTACCGTATTTTACTAGCTCTTTGTGGATTGGTAGGAGTCTCTATCCAAATCCATGATGATGGTTGGGGCATGTTGCTCTACTACACCGTTTTGTCCAATATCCTCGTCTTTTCTAGTTTGATTTTCTTTATCATCTATGACTTCAAAAAAGGGGATGCGACAACTAACACAAAACTCTTGCGTTACAAGGGTGGCGTAACCATGGCCATCCTCATCACTGGAGTCATCTATCACATCCTCTTGGCTCCTATTACAGAACCTGAGAAATTCTGGACCCTCCGCAATTTCTTGGTTCACTATATTGTCCCTTGGGGATTGGTGCTTGATACCCTCATTTTCGATGCTAAGAAAGCCTACCGTCTCCGTGAACCAATTTACTGGTCAGTGGTCCCTCTGTCTTACTTTGCCTTTGCCCTTCTAAATGGCTTGGTTCTAAAACTCCCAATCCCAGGTGCCAAAGATAGCCCCTTCGCCTACTTCTTTATCAATGTCAATAAATTTGGCTGGAACAAGGTCTTGGTAAATGTCCTAGTCATCAGTGCCGGGTATATCGCTGTTGGCTATCTCTTATACCTCTTGAAAAAATTTATCGGTCGTAAACCAGCATAA
- a CDS encoding Mbeg1-like protein, whose translation MSNLIDYLEKVKELTFDQEPLNILDKVCINEIGYLTYEKCITASDLQKTINLHDYAEGKELNPEYTFMVTKERVDLAEAMVRSKRFAGLNLSDYCSVLDKEVEKQFAAMIFSLPELDYQQIVFRGTDDSVIGWKEDFQLTYSREIPAHRSAIAFLSEHLPKLSGYIAVSGHSKGGNLALYSAVQGSTALREQIAELLLLDSPGLMKSLLEKPSYQELKARMTVIRPQDSVVGVMLYWDRPAQLVAAEGIGFAQHNALTWEVDLVANDFVYEDQPTELSQRLEETFQEWIETLPNQELKQVCDLVFDTILDSGIESLDDISIKTLPKLGQLLQEFGNLTDQQKKVLQDGFNQLLWIFWKSGNKKSTLPKLELPDFIKKLSELTNSD comes from the coding sequence ATGTCCAATCTAATCGATTATCTTGAAAAGGTAAAGGAACTTACCTTTGATCAAGAGCCTCTCAATATCTTGGATAAGGTTTGTATCAATGAAATTGGCTACCTGACTTATGAAAAATGCATCACAGCAAGTGATTTACAGAAAACCATCAATTTACATGACTATGCCGAGGGTAAAGAGCTAAATCCTGAGTATACCTTCATGGTGACTAAGGAACGGGTAGATTTGGCTGAAGCCATGGTCAGGTCGAAGCGTTTCGCTGGACTTAATCTAAGTGACTACTGTAGTGTCTTGGACAAGGAAGTCGAAAAGCAGTTTGCAGCCATGATTTTTAGTCTGCCTGAACTGGACTACCAGCAGATTGTTTTTCGTGGGACAGATGATAGCGTCATTGGCTGGAAGGAGGATTTTCAGCTGACATACAGTAGAGAAATTCCAGCCCATCGCTCAGCTATTGCCTTTCTGTCTGAGCACTTGCCAAAACTCAGTGGCTATATCGCTGTTTCTGGACATTCCAAGGGTGGTAATCTTGCCCTCTATTCGGCTGTTCAAGGCTCGACTGCTCTACGCGAGCAAATAGCAGAGCTCTTGCTCCTGGATTCACCAGGCTTGATGAAGTCCCTCTTAGAGAAGCCTTCTTACCAAGAGTTAAAAGCCAGGATGACAGTTATTAGACCTCAAGATTCTGTTGTGGGGGTTATGCTCTATTGGGATAGGCCCGCCCAGCTAGTCGCAGCAGAAGGCATTGGATTTGCTCAACATAACGCCTTGACTTGGGAGGTTGATTTAGTGGCAAATGATTTTGTTTATGAGGACCAGCCAACAGAGTTGAGTCAACGTTTGGAAGAAACCTTCCAAGAGTGGATTGAGACCTTGCCCAATCAAGAACTCAAGCAAGTTTGCGATTTGGTTTTTGATACCATCCTTGATTCAGGAATTGAGAGTCTAGACGATATTAGTATCAAAACTCTCCCTAAGTTAGGTCAGTTGTTGCAAGAATTTGGCAATCTTACTGACCAACAAAAGAAGGTCTTGCAAGACGGTTTCAACCAGTTACTCTGGATATTTTGGAAGTCAGGAAATAAAAAATCTACCCTGCCCAAGCTTGAACTTCCTGACTTTATCAAGAAGTTGAGTGAATTAACGAACAGCGATTAG
- a CDS encoding SDR family NAD(P)-dependent oxidoreductase: MPKNVLITGATSGIGEATARAFAKEGENLILTGRRVERLQALKEELQATYPDQKIWTFALDVTDMDMVKDVCQAILKSVGQVHVLVNNAGLALGLTAYQDYEEWDLLTMLDTNVKGLMMVTRQILPSMVAANEGHIINMGSTAGIYAYAGAAVYSATKAAVKTFSDGLRIDTIATDIKVTTIQPGIVETDFSQVRFHGDKDKAAKVYQGLEALQAQDIADAVLYVTKQPRRVQVSDMTIMANQQATGFTIHRGE; the protein is encoded by the coding sequence ATGCCTAAAAACGTACTTATTACAGGAGCAACATCAGGAATTGGCGAAGCAACGGCGCGTGCCTTTGCTAAAGAGGGAGAAAATCTCATCCTAACAGGTCGCCGTGTGGAGCGTCTTCAAGCCTTGAAAGAAGAGCTCCAAGCAACCTATCCAGACCAAAAAATTTGGACCTTTGCACTGGATGTTACCGATATGGACATGGTCAAGGATGTTTGCCAAGCCATTCTCAAAAGTGTGGGGCAAGTCCATGTTTTAGTCAATAATGCAGGCCTGGCACTAGGCCTAACAGCCTATCAAGATTATGAAGAGTGGGATCTGCTGACCATGCTCGACACCAATGTCAAGGGCTTGATGATGGTGACACGTCAGATTTTGCCAAGCATGGTAGCTGCCAATGAGGGTCATATCATCAATATGGGCTCTACGGCGGGCATCTATGCCTATGCAGGTGCAGCTGTGTATTCAGCTACAAAAGCCGCAGTGAAAACTTTCAGCGACGGCTTGCGTATTGATACCATTGCCACAGATATCAAGGTGACAACCATTCAGCCCGGTATCGTTGAGACCGACTTTTCACAAGTTCGCTTTCACGGTGACAAGGACAAGGCAGCCAAGGTTTATCAAGGTTTGGAAGCCCTCCAAGCCCAAGATATTGCGGATGCTGTCCTCTATGTCACCAAGCAACCACGACGCGTCCAGGTTTCAGACATGACCATCATGGCTAACCAACAAGCCACAGGGTTTACGATTCATAGGGGGGAGTAA
- a CDS encoding type I restriction endonuclease subunit R, with protein sequence MPAVTPELEIERQLIEQLTSGESQWTYRPDLKNEGQLWDNFFEKLAQNNVALLADHPLTDQEKRQIKNQLNFVNYYEAAKWLAGENGIAKVEVQREDASLGTIRLSVIWRDNIAAGKSSYEVVNQVERDKAYPQDQDRRLDTTLMINGLPLIHIELKSPRVAFLDAFHQIKKYDREGKLRGIYSALQMFVVTNKVDTRYIAAAREDKLNKQFLTSWVDKDNNPMTSLMNFAHEVLSIPRAHQMVMQYSVIDDSKKALILLRPYQIHAIESVQDASRRQESGYIWHTTGSGKTLTSYKVARNLLQIPAIQKTIFVVDRRDLDQQTTSSFLSYAANDVIDIDETDNTHDLVKRLVGNDKRVIVTTIQKITTMMRKFGEGNYQKDSEKIKDLRVAFVVDECHRAVTPQTQKDIKGFFHNSLWYGFTGTPIFKENKRKQLGDLAQTTHQQYGERLHEYTVKEAIHDGAVLGFKVDYRNTIISPIPEKDLPDSVYEDKEHMLEVLDAILNKSYQQLGFPNGVGKTYEAILTVKSIPQAQSYYNLLKSIKAGHERVKVSERAKRVLPDFPKMTVTYSVSENEEESIDYQEHMKQVMDDYNQEFGTHFNMADFRGFNTDINNRLARKLDKYIPRNEQLDLVIVVDRLLTGFDAPCLSTLFIDRKPMRPQDLIQAFSRTNRIFDSKKRYGHIITFQRPEAFKEAVDNALKLYSNGGENDVTAPDWDEEKANFIQAWIDFQVKVEDVENYVITIEQASSPQLRRIAKAYQTFDKYLASIRVYSEYDEAAIYAETGLSDEKLETYLGIYQNILAELKSRAEDDGDDNFFDIHYELESVQVDEINYAYILTLIQSMIQQEEDSPQALSDKDIETVDNYIQSLERTNPKLAEIIRNLWKEVQVNPKDYQGQSITGVLDTMIEDIIDDHLKRFAREWYVGLDELRYYVQHYRKGAKKQSGESQLTKSQRYKDYKAETADALNPLSYKKHIREAYTKLIEEVVEPLRVGR encoded by the coding sequence ATGCCAGCAGTTACTCCAGAACTTGAGATAGAACGTCAATTAATCGAGCAATTAACCTCTGGTGAGAGCCAGTGGACCTATCGCCCAGACTTAAAAAATGAAGGTCAATTATGGGACAACTTTTTTGAGAAGTTAGCGCAAAATAACGTTGCTCTACTAGCTGACCATCCCTTGACCGACCAGGAGAAGCGTCAAATCAAGAATCAGCTTAACTTCGTTAACTATTATGAAGCTGCTAAGTGGTTGGCTGGTGAAAATGGTATTGCCAAAGTCGAGGTGCAACGTGAGGATGCTAGCCTTGGGACTATCCGACTTTCTGTCATCTGGCGTGACAATATTGCTGCTGGAAAATCCAGTTACGAAGTGGTCAATCAGGTGGAACGTGACAAGGCCTATCCTCAAGATCAGGACCGTCGTTTAGATACAACCCTGATGATCAATGGACTTCCTCTTATCCATATCGAGCTCAAGAGTCCTCGTGTGGCCTTTTTGGATGCCTTTCATCAAATCAAAAAGTATGACCGTGAAGGAAAGTTACGTGGCATCTATTCCGCCCTTCAGATGTTTGTTGTGACTAATAAGGTTGATACACGTTATATCGCAGCTGCACGAGAGGATAAGCTCAATAAACAATTCTTGACATCTTGGGTGGATAAAGATAATAACCCCATGACCAGTCTCATGAATTTTGCCCATGAGGTCCTGTCTATTCCACGTGCCCATCAGATGGTGATGCAGTACTCCGTTATTGATGATAGTAAGAAAGCCCTCATCCTCTTACGTCCTTATCAAATCCATGCCATCGAGTCTGTTCAAGATGCCTCTCGCCGTCAGGAATCAGGCTATATCTGGCATACCACGGGTTCTGGTAAGACCCTGACCTCCTACAAGGTGGCTCGCAACCTCTTGCAGATCCCAGCTATCCAAAAGACCATCTTTGTCGTCGACCGTAGGGACCTTGACCAGCAGACGACCTCGTCCTTTCTCTCTTATGCGGCCAATGATGTCATCGATATCGACGAAACAGACAATACTCATGACTTGGTCAAGCGTTTGGTAGGAAATGATAAGCGAGTGATTGTGACGACTATCCAGAAAATCACAACCATGATGCGCAAGTTTGGAGAAGGTAATTACCAAAAGGATTCGGAAAAAATCAAGGACCTCCGTGTAGCATTCGTTGTGGATGAATGTCACCGTGCGGTCACACCTCAGACGCAAAAGGATATCAAGGGCTTTTTCCACAATTCGCTCTGGTATGGCTTTACTGGTACACCGATTTTCAAGGAAAATAAACGCAAGCAATTAGGCGATTTGGCACAAACCACCCACCAACAATATGGCGAACGCCTACACGAGTATACGGTCAAAGAAGCCATCCATGACGGAGCAGTTCTGGGATTCAAGGTAGACTATCGGAATACTATTATTTCGCCGATTCCTGAAAAAGATCTTCCTGACTCTGTTTATGAAGATAAAGAACACATGCTAGAAGTCTTGGATGCTATCCTAAACAAAAGTTATCAACAGTTGGGCTTTCCAAATGGTGTGGGCAAGACCTACGAGGCTATCTTAACGGTTAAGTCCATTCCACAAGCTCAGTCTTATTACAATCTGCTCAAGAGTATCAAGGCAGGACACGAACGTGTCAAGGTGTCAGAGCGAGCTAAGCGCGTGCTACCCGACTTTCCAAAGATGACAGTCACCTACTCAGTGTCGGAAAATGAAGAAGAGTCTATCGACTACCAAGAGCACATGAAGCAGGTCATGGACGACTACAATCAGGAGTTCGGTACCCATTTTAATATGGCTGATTTTCGTGGCTTTAACACGGATATCAATAATCGTTTAGCTAGAAAGTTAGATAAATACATTCCTCGCAATGAGCAGTTGGATTTGGTCATCGTCGTTGACCGTCTTTTGACAGGTTTTGATGCCCCATGTTTGTCGACTCTCTTTATCGATCGTAAGCCTATGCGTCCACAGGATTTGATTCAAGCCTTTAGTCGCACCAACCGCATCTTTGACAGTAAAAAGCGTTATGGCCACATCATTACCTTCCAAAGACCAGAGGCCTTTAAAGAGGCTGTGGATAATGCCCTTAAGCTCTACTCAAACGGTGGTGAAAATGACGTCACTGCCCCAGATTGGGACGAAGAAAAAGCTAACTTTATCCAAGCCTGGATAGACTTCCAAGTAAAAGTGGAAGATGTGGAAAACTATGTCATTACGATTGAGCAGGCCTCTAGCCCACAACTTCGTCGAATTGCCAAGGCTTACCAAACCTTTGACAAGTATCTGGCATCTATCCGTGTCTATAGCGAATACGATGAAGCGGCTATCTATGCAGAGACAGGACTGTCAGATGAAAAGCTCGAAACTTATCTAGGAATCTATCAAAATATCCTAGCAGAGCTCAAAAGCCGAGCAGAAGACGATGGTGATGATAATTTCTTTGACATCCACTACGAACTGGAATCGGTCCAAGTCGATGAGATTAACTATGCTTACATCCTGACACTGATTCAAAGTATGATCCAGCAGGAAGAGGATAGTCCACAGGCCCTCAGTGACAAGGATATCGAAACGGTTGATAACTATATCCAGAGTCTGGAACGCACCAATCCTAAACTAGCCGAAATCATCCGAAACCTGTGGAAAGAAGTCCAAGTCAATCCTAAAGATTACCAAGGACAATCTATCACTGGTGTCTTGGACACTATGATTGAAGACATCATAGACGACCATCTCAAACGCTTTGCCAGAGAATGGTATGTCGGACTGGATGAACTTCGTTACTATGTCCAACACTATCGTAAGGGGGCTAAGAAGCAATCGGGAGAAAGCCAGCTCACCAAGAGCCAACGCTACAAAGACTACAAAGCAGAAACAGCTGATGCCCTCAACCCGCTCAGCTACAAAAAACACATCAGAGAAGCCTACACCAAACTCATTGAAGAGGTTGTTGAACCACTGAGAGTAGGGAGGTAG
- a CDS encoding AbiH family protein → MADTILILGNGFDLAMGRKTSYSDFVEFANKLFVEKDDHLQSFLDSNNIDIEKYKDNLYLRFINDNRSSLGENWSNLEIMISQLAEAIDFFKLNSDKLYHKSGTLSPQYVGQFHKMMNGEGNSASKIFIGTIFLKLYNRSGWDKLERGLAISKLNNEFIRHLDLLTELLEIYLSYRDYIDFEVEQIIPSDTVLNAIDGISEASVISFNYTHTPNKLYKIHLEKTHFIHGEIDLKRQKHKINTMVFGIEDKETEINSDLMPYQKFYQRVVKETGNKYEKFFIDRSKDTWGSETLLNIVVFGHSVDPLDKEIFRKCFNLLENSSNYRFIFTYYDNPTKRSIIKNLAIILGKDKLVELTGRREVVFVQSQDIGGMAEVLL, encoded by the coding sequence ATGGCAGATACGATATTAATTTTAGGAAATGGCTTTGATTTAGCTATGGGTCGAAAAACGAGTTATAGTGATTTCGTAGAATTTGCTAACAAATTATTTGTAGAAAAAGATGACCATTTGCAGTCATTTCTTGACAGTAATAATATTGATATTGAGAAATATAAAGATAATTTATACCTTAGGTTTATAAACGATAATAGATCTAGCCTTGGTGAAAATTGGTCAAATCTTGAAATCATGATTTCTCAACTTGCTGAAGCAATAGATTTTTTCAAACTAAATTCCGACAAGTTATATCACAAAAGTGGTACCTTATCCCCCCAATATGTTGGCCAATTTCATAAAATGATGAATGGAGAGGGAAATTCTGCTTCAAAAATATTCATCGGTACCATTTTTTTAAAACTTTATAATAGATCCGGATGGGATAAGCTAGAGAGAGGATTAGCCATATCGAAATTAAATAATGAGTTTATTAGGCATCTTGATTTACTGACTGAGCTCCTAGAAATTTACCTTTCTTATAGAGACTACATAGATTTTGAAGTTGAACAAATTATTCCTAGTGATACAGTGTTAAATGCCATAGATGGAATTTCAGAGGCTAGTGTGATTAGTTTTAACTATACACATACCCCAAATAAACTTTATAAAATTCACTTAGAAAAGACCCATTTTATACATGGAGAAATTGATTTAAAAAGACAAAAACATAAAATTAATACCATGGTTTTTGGCATTGAAGATAAGGAAACTGAAATCAATAGTGATTTAATGCCTTATCAAAAATTCTATCAACGTGTCGTTAAAGAGACTGGAAATAAGTACGAGAAATTTTTTATTGATAGAAGCAAAGATACTTGGGGATCAGAAACTCTCTTAAACATTGTAGTTTTTGGTCACTCTGTTGATCCACTTGATAAGGAAATTTTTAGAAAGTGTTTTAATTTACTTGAGAACTCTTCTAACTATCGGTTCATTTTTACATACTATGATAATCCTACAAAACGATCAATAATTAAGAATTTAGCCATTATTCTAGGCAAAGATAAATTGGTTGAATTAACTGGTCGGAGAGAAGTTGTATTTGTGCAAAGTCAAGATATTGGTGGGATGGCAGAAGTTTTATTGTAG